A region of the Hylaeus volcanicus isolate JK05 chromosome 5, UHH_iyHylVolc1.0_haploid, whole genome shotgun sequence genome:
CATCGGGATCGTTTAGTCAATTTCCCTAAAGTAATACATGTTATCGAAGTAAAATCGTTACTTTCTGTATTTCCTTTAATCTTTAATCTTCATAATCAAAAATTATAGTGGCTATGATCAGCTAGTGTTGCTATCACAGAATAgtaaatttcttaatgttaTTGTAAACAATATGATAATTCAATGATTAAAGTTCAGTCAAGCGATTTACTGCTTTGTGGAGAACAATGGAGAACACAAGGTagcatcgaatatttttaagattacGAGTATTTTGTACCTTCATTATTTACCCCTGttcttaatttattgtaaatgatCATGTtactgtatgaataaaatttttttgttatcagtTTCACACATTCATACTTCATATATTGTTTCAATGGTAACTCTACATATAGCgtagacaaaattaaaatataacatgttTTTCTGCTATATAGTGTTagaaaaacgacaaaaataacATTAGAAATTAGCGTGACTAGAATCTACACGCAGAGATTCGGCCAGCAGATCTCCGTGTTGACAGTGGTGCCGTCTACGTTTCTATACTGTTCTATGCCCAACTGTACCCAATCACTGATATGTATACTACACTAATAGCTGATAGTGCGAGAGTACACATATCAGTGTCTCCACACTTATGGATGCTTATGCACACAAAACCTACGattgaaattgaatgaaaaatgtattacaacTTTATCACACGATAAACCGtgaaataaaactgtaatACAATGAGAATGGAAGAAATACTACATTTCCTCGAATGACGTGgcaaattgtttttttatcctgGTCATATTAATAAGCGTTCGTATAAATGAATGACATTCGTAGTTTGACTTCTGTTAATCGTACaagttaaataaacaattgtttcatatgatggaaactaaaaattcatctGATATTTTGTGTTCATTGGAAAATGGAATTCAGAAGATCGTGTTGAATCgaccaaaaaagaaaaacgctaTTAACAAACTTGTAAGCAATTTTCTGCGTTCAGTCTGTTGATACATCGTATTCATGATatgctaatgtattttttattcaacagaTGTACGAAGAAATATCTAGAATACTAGATGAAGCTATTCagaatgataaaatatatgtgGTAGTCTTAACTGGGACTGGAAATTTTTTTAGCAGTGGAaatgattttctttctttagcAACGAGCCAAGGCAATGATTCTGAAAGCTTAGAAAACACACTCAGTAATTTTAAGCAAGTATTTAcacgatatttttgtaaattacgctatcaatttttattcatgtatttcaatttctattgagtttatttttcagaaattttgtGGAACGTATAATTACATTTCCTAAGCTTTTAGTAGCTGTTGTAAATGGTCCTGCTATTGGAATTGCAGTAACAATATTACCATTATTTGATATGGTATATGCATCGCATACGGTAATTTCTATACAATACTacataaactaaaatattattactcttactacattgtaattaatttataacatgTTATTTTTGCAATACCACAGGCTACCTTCCAAACACCATTTACTAGTTTAGGTCTTGTTGCAGAAGGATGTTCTACATACACATTTCCTAAAATATTTGGACACTCTAAGGTGTTtagtatttcaatattgttaCTTGTTATTAACTTCTCAGTTTTATAGTTGTTTTTTTACAGGCTGGTGATATGTTATATTTAGGTTATAAAATGAATGCTCTCGAAGCTAAGCAATATGGTTTAGTCAGCGAAGTATACAAAGAGGAACATTTAAATGATGTatggatatatttaaaaacagtgTCTTTACTTTCACCAAAGGTACATTTCCATAATATtcgttttgtataaaatagcAACGTTAATGTTTGAAActattatgatttttttttcagtcgATAGTGGCAATCAAGCATTTAGTTAGGAAATggaacaaacaaattttattggaagTTAATTCACGAGAATCTGCTGaacttttgaaattcgtaCAATCTTCCGACTTCATAGAAAgacttataaatattatgtcgcgtaaaagcaaaatttaaaGGTAATagatgtacatttttattacaatttttataaaatatacaacaaaaaattaaattgttttatttaaaatagaatttttaaatataaatgttatgttATCAGACATATTTGACAACATGATTTCctaaaaaaacatcgatatCGATTATCATAATTGAACTCGaatatttagtattaaattgtttttaccTGCATTACTTTATTCAGAACTGGGCGCTGATAATGTTCCCACTCTAAAAGTTGATTTATTGTTAACTTTTGTTGAGGTGTTTCACTTTCCAAAAGGAACTGATGttcccgaatattttcgtgatccaatttttctaatttcttttccatttgtttATAACCATTGCAAGGGCATTTCATTAGATCGTGAGTCAAACAATCTGTATCTCTTGTTAATGTAAATAAGTCCTAAAAGTAGCGCGCCTACTATTGATCaatactgttttttatttgtgaatatttcaaatatgtataaaaaacgAACCTTCAATTCGCTCATAGACAATTTCAGAGACGCAAAGTTCTTTTGATCTACTACAGTTTCACTCAAGCCTGCTTTACTAACTTGTCTTTGAAAGATCTTTTCTTCAATGGTGCCTGTCGTTAGCaatctatataatttattatattgctTGAAAGACTCAATTTATATTGATacttattacaaatttaaaataacctAACCGTAATATATACACATCTCTTTTTTGGCCATCCCTCCAGATTCTTGCCATAGCTTGAGAGTCAGATGCTGGATTCCAGTCTGAATCAAATAATACAAGTCTAGATGCTCCAGGCAGATTTAATCCAACTCCGCCAGCTTTAGcacttaataaaaatacctcTGAAATAATCATATAACGattcatattttgtaatagttAAGCTAAATGTTCGATTGTCCATACTAACTGCTGCAATCTgattttgaattgaattgtCCAATAATCTTTGATCTTGAGCTGTTTGGTGTACTACCATCTAATCTGAGGAACTGCACACTCTCCGTGTTACAAACAGTTTCTAATAAATCGAGTGTTTGCGTATAGTACGAAACTAATACTAATTTTTCATCTGTCTCCTTTAAATTTCTCATTAATGTTTGTATAACCGAAATTTTTCCACAATATGCTTTGTTTGAAGTACTACAAGCTTTTGCCCGTAACGTTTTTAAATCGTCATGCAAGAAATCATTCGACTCTTTATAAAATAAGTCAGGATGATTACAGATCTTTTTGAGAATTGTTATCACTGTTAAATGTGAAATGTTGTTGTTTGGTAGTACAGTTCTGTTAAACCAAGCATCTGTAACGTGCGAGTACAAGTGTTCTTGTTCATCTGATAAGCGACAAAATACAACTAGCTCATGCTTAGatggtaaatatttgttaatcgTGTCTTGTGTGCGCCTTAAGACGAAAACTTTAGTTTTTTCATTCAGCTCGCTGGCTCTTTCTATTCCTAAAGATACCACGCTGGCAGGTGCGTGAGGACATCGCGACGCTACGATAGGATTTTCataatagtttttaaattcgtaattaCTACCCAATATACCAGGATTTACAAAGTCAATTAGGGcaaaaaattcttgtaaatcattttgtaTAGGAGTCCCGCTCAAGAGGATTCTCCTCTTACAATTCATATTGTTTAATAcctagagaaaaaaaatatgaattaattacattcattgcgttcctttaaataaaattaataacgctACCTTTGCTGcttttatatcattattttttaatctatgACCTTCGTCGCACACGATTAAGTCGAAAGCTATTTGTTCAAGTTCTTCTTCACATCTTATAAGCATATCATAGCTAATAATCATTATTGAATTCCGTGCTTGTTTCTTAAAAtcttttactttgtttttggTATTTACAACATATGGAAAGATTCTATGAAAACCCAACCAACGCCCGAATTCTTTGTTCCAGTTATCGCATAGACTACTAGGAGTTATTactaatacatattttactaCAGGCTTTCCATATGGCCCCTTTTTTAATAGCGTCCAAATAATTGTAATGCATTGTAGCGTTTTTCCAAGGCCCATTTCGTCAGCCAAAATTGCACCAAAATAATTAGGTATATTCAAACCCATGATgcattcatataaaaatacaacacCATGGCGTTGATGTGGTCTAAGTGCATTGACTAGACAAGCATCTACAGAAacctcttcctctttctctgGTACATCGTTTTCTATCCAACTTTTTAAGTTACTCAAGGAAGGCATTACCAGGGGATTGCATGTTAATTTGAGCCCTAATACAATACGAACATTAGTATTTCCCatcacgaatttttattttgaaaattgtctcTTAGCATTGCTATTAAGttaaacctttttttaaagatcCAAGGGGAAGACTGGATAAACAAGAGCTAGAAGTTTTCATCTTCTTTCTAGGTGGTtctggaattaattctttgataGGCTCACTTGGTACCGATTGGCTAGATGTTGCTCTATCTATAATCtgcaaatatttgtaaatccACTTTGTGtgcaaattatttatgtaaactgTTTATATTTACCTCGATCTCTTTATTATTGATACATATCCTAAAGCCTTCAACAAGATTTTCTGGATTAACCACAGTCCTCTGAATAACACCACCTTCTGAATTctagttaatataaaagtaaatttatgaataaaaatataaacatattaccATCGTGTATATTACCTTTAGAACAGCCCATTTTCCAGTAACTTCTAGAGTCCCATCGTCATCCCACTTCTTATGTTTTCTTGCAGATTTTTTACCAATTACTACGTTAAATAtactaaacaaataaataaataaattattagcaTTAAGGTgctacgaataaaatatttatacacgtACATTCTACTATTGTTAACAAGGGAAGCTGAATTTTCTTCGTTGACCgtgttattttcattcgtcttGATATGGTCATTTCTTTCCTGTAATTCTTCATTATCGCATTCGACTGGtttcttgaataaattaagaacTCTCTTGGTACTTCTTCGAGAAGTTTGATCTGAACTTTCGAATGATTGATTAacagtttctaaattttccgTGGACTTGCCGCTAGTCGATTGCTGGCATTTTAACAGAGATTTGAAACCTCTTATTTGATTGTTCCGATACATGATAAGGTATGTACAGTTTGCGGTTAAAACTATCGCGATATTATGCCATACGATAACATATCACGTTTATtaaagacaaatatttatgtccacaaaatttgaattcgcTTCGTTAGGAATTCTATTATGGTATCTTGTTTTGCGCCAAAATTCAAGATGGCGTTCCCGCGCAAAAGAGTTAGTCggtattttcatcaaattatatttgatgaaacatttgaaattcaagatGTTTCTGCAAAAGTAACGTAATAAATAACGTAATAATCGATGTTTACGGGTAATTTACGtgaaacattcttttattctggaacagaataaaatattaatagatcGCAAGACCTATTTTGGAACGTACTAATCTAAAGGATATCCTTATGAAACGACCGTTGGTGTTCACTAGTGAGCACACCTgactatattttcatatttaattaatggaCGTGTGCAATcgtatttgtaaaaaattcagAGGGGCGATATTTGCGTTAGCATGGATATATACCGTTAAATTGTTACAATTCCCAGGAACAAAATGTTTCGAGAGAATTATAGTGCTTCCAAATAAGGTATCTAAGGCCGTACAATTGGCATGTTTTGTAGAACGATcgattaacaaataaattaaaggaGAAATATTATGCATCCACCCTTTTCAGAGAGGTTCTGTGATAAATGAGAGAGCTAGACTGACGGAGTCGTAAATACATCTTTGACGACAAAATAAGAAGAAGATGTATTGCCTACAGTGGTTGATTCCAGTACTGCTTATACCAAAGCCAGTAAATCCAGCATTGCTACAAACGCATGTCATGTTCATGGCACTTTACCTAATCGGATTCTTCCTAGAACGAAAGCCGTGCACCATGTGTAGTTTAGTATTCCTTGTCGCAGTTTTCCTAATCTGTTATAGCGGGATTGGTAACTGCG
Encoded here:
- the LOC128877690 gene encoding DNA repair and recombination protein RAD54B-like, with product MYRNNQIRGFKSLLKCQQSTSGKSTENLETVNQSFESSDQTSRRSTKRVLNLFKKPVECDNEELQERNDHIKTNENNTVNEENSASLVNNSRIIFNVVIGKKSARKHKKWDDDGTLEVTGKWAVLKNSEGGVIQRTVVNPENLVEGFRICINNKEIEIIDRATSSQSVPSEPIKELIPEPPRKKMKTSSSCLSSLPLGSLKKGLKLTCNPLVMPSLSNLKSWIENDVPEKEEEVSVDACLVNALRPHQRHGVVFLYECIMGLNIPNYFGAILADEMGLGKTLQCITIIWTLLKKGPYGKPVVKYVLVITPSSLCDNWNKEFGRWLGFHRIFPYVVNTKNKVKDFKKQARNSIMIISYDMLIRCEEELEQIAFDLIVCDEGHRLKNNDIKAAKVLNNMNCKRRILLSGTPIQNDLQEFFALIDFVNPGILGSNYEFKNYYENPIVASRCPHAPASVVSLGIERASELNEKTKVFVLRRTQDTINKYLPSKHELVVFCRLSDEQEHLYSHVTDAWFNRTVLPNNNISHLTVITILKKICNHPDLFYKESNDFLHDDLKTLRAKACSTSNKAYCGKISVIQTLMRNLKETDEKLVLVSYYTQTLDLLETVCNTESVQFLRLDGSTPNSSRSKIIGQFNSKSDCSKVFLLSAKAGGVGLNLPGASRLVLFDSDWNPASDSQAMARIWRDGQKRDVYILRLLTTGTIEEKIFQRQVSKAGLSETVVDQKNFASLKLSMSELKDLFTLTRDTDCLTHDLMKCPCNGYKQMEKKLEKLDHENIREHQFLLESETPQQKLTINQLLEWEHYQRPVLNKVMQEIMLSNMSDNITFIFKNSILNKTI
- the LOC128877694 gene encoding enoyl-CoA delta isomerase 3, peroxisomal-like, yielding MMETKNSSDILCSLENGIQKIVLNRPKKKNAINKLMYEEISRILDEAIQNDKIYVVVLTGTGNFFSSGNDFLSLATSQGNDSESLENTLSNFKNFVERIITFPKLLVAVVNGPAIGIAVTILPLFDMVYASHTATFQTPFTSLGLVAEGCSTYTFPKIFGHSKAGDMLYLGYKMNALEAKQYGLVSEVYKEEHLNDVWIYLKTVSLLSPKSIVAIKHLVRKWNKQILLEVNSRESAELLKFVQSSDFIERLINIMSRKSKI
- the LOC128877582 gene encoding bladder cancer-associated protein, yielding MYCLQWLIPVLLIPKPVNPALLQTHVMFMALYLIGFFLERKPCTMCSLVFLVAVFLICYSGIGNCVLWSTNCDTVRCDNS